A window of Chlorobium phaeobacteroides DSM 266 genomic DNA:
ACAGCGGTCAAGCTTGCGGACGTTTTATCTTCGGCAAGAAGCAGAAGATAATTTTTCTCTTTTTTTCTTTGATTATCCAGTGCCTGTAATTATATTACCTGCCCTGTTTTTTGAAAGAGCTGCTGGTGTAGCTCAATTGGTAGAGCAGCTGATTTGTAATCAGCAGGTTGCGGGTTCGAGTCCCATCACCAGCTCTCAATGGTTCGCGGGCAGATAGCGAAGTGGTTAAACGCAACAGACTGTAAATCTGTCGACATATGTCTTCGGAGGTTCGAATCCTCCTCTGCCCACATTTTTTATTGTGTTTTGTTGAGTGGCTGATGTAGCTCAGTCGGTAGAGCACTTCCTTGGTAAGGAAGAGGTCATCGGTTCAAGTCCGATCATCAGCTCAGGTTTTGGCAGGGTTTTATAGACGTCAGTAGCTTAATTGGTAGAGCAGCGGTCTCCAAAACCGCAGGTTGGGGGTTCGATTCCCTCCTGACGTGCCGGTCTGAGGTGAAATGTTTTTGGGTATTTAATTCCGGGCTGTTACTCATGAATAAGTATGTCGGTAAAGTTGGTCAGTATTATCGTGATGTGGTCAGCGAGATGCGTAAGGTCGTCTGGCCGGGAAAGGATGAACTCAAGGATTTAACGATTGTTGTTCTGACGGTTTCCGGTATTCTTGCCTTGTTCACCTTTCTTGTCGACTGGGTTATTAATGCTGTTATGGGGCTTTTATTGTAATAGCGAGTTGGGGTGCATAAAATGAATACAAGAAAAAAAGCAGTTGAAGAGCAGGGTGTGCCCGGTCCCCGCTGGTATGCGCTGAGGATTTATTCGGGTCACGAACGGAAGGTCAAGGAGGGTATCGAGGCTGAGGTTGCCCGGTGTGGTCTTGCTGACAAGATTCTTCAGATCTATGTGCCTTATGAGCGTTTCGTTGAGGTTAAGAACGGCAAAAAAAGAAGTTTGACGAAAAACGCGTTTCCCGGCTACGTTTTAATAGAGGCTGTACTTGACAAGCAGACAAGAAACGTGATTCTTGATATGCCGTCAGTTATGGGTTTTCTTGGAGTTGATGATGTCCCTACCCCTTTGCGTCCTGAAGAGGTGGAGAAAATTCTTGTTACTGAAAATACCGTTGAGCATCGTGCGGTTATCGAGGCTCCGTTCAGGATAGGCGATTCAGTGAAGGTTATTGATGGCCCATTCAGTTCGTTGACTGGTGTTGTGCATGAGGTTTGTACCGAAAGAATGAAGGTTAAGGTGATGATCAGTTTCTTTGGACGCAGCACGCCGACAGAGTTGGATTTTTCACAGGTTAAATCAGTTTCCCAATAATCAGGCTTATTGAAACAATAAGCTTCTGAATAGAGATATTTTTATGGCAAAAAAGATAATCGGTTTTATCAAGCTTCAGATTCCTGCGGGAGCAGCTAATCCTGCGCCTCCTGTCGGGCCGGCTCTTGGTCAGAAAGGTGTCAATATTATGGAGTTTTGCAAGCAGTTCAATGCAAAAACCCAGGCTGAGGCGGGGATGATCACCCCTGTGGTGATTACGGTGTATTCAGACAAGTCCTTTACGTTTATTACCAAAACGCCGCCGGCTGCCGTGCTTCTTCTTAAAGAGGCTCAGTTGAAAAAGGGTTCAGGGGAGCCCAATCGGAACAAGGTCGGTACGGTGAGCCGCGAGCAGGTTCGCAGGATTGCAGAGCTGAAAATGCCTG
This region includes:
- the secE gene encoding preprotein translocase subunit SecE; this translates as MNKYVGKVGQYYRDVVSEMRKVVWPGKDELKDLTIVVLTVSGILALFTFLVDWVINAVMGLLL
- the nusG gene encoding transcription termination/antitermination protein NusG; its protein translation is MNTRKKAVEEQGVPGPRWYALRIYSGHERKVKEGIEAEVARCGLADKILQIYVPYERFVEVKNGKKRSLTKNAFPGYVLIEAVLDKQTRNVILDMPSVMGFLGVDDVPTPLRPEEVEKILVTENTVEHRAVIEAPFRIGDSVKVIDGPFSSLTGVVHEVCTERMKVKVMISFFGRSTPTELDFSQVKSVSQ
- the rplK gene encoding 50S ribosomal protein L11; this translates as MAKKIIGFIKLQIPAGAANPAPPVGPALGQKGVNIMEFCKQFNAKTQAEAGMITPVVITVYSDKSFTFITKTPPAAVLLLKEAQLKKGSGEPNRNKVGTVSREQVRRIAELKMPDLNAVDVAGAEQMVMGTARSMGIVVEN